The following coding sequences are from one Eleginops maclovinus isolate JMC-PN-2008 ecotype Puerto Natales chromosome 13, JC_Emac_rtc_rv5, whole genome shotgun sequence window:
- the crtap gene encoding cartilage-associated protein, whose protein sequence is MASSTSSQVFSALLLAFFLSVVNSQYEKYSFRSFPRHELMPLESAYKYALDQYTGEKWKETVEYMEVSLRLYRLLRDSEAFCNLNCSSVRLDDEQKFAEFAELRAFGNVMKRAQCLKRCKQGLPAFRQTMPSRETIEEFERREPYKYLQFAYFKSDNLAKAVSAAHTFLLKHPDDEMMQRNMAYYKSMPGAEEHLKDLETKSYETLFVRAVRAYNGENYRTSVSDMELALRDFFKVYDECLAASEGPRDVKDFKDFYPSIADHYIEVLERKVRCESDLTPVVGGFVVDNFVATMYHYLQFAYYKLKDLKNAVPCAASYMLFDPKDEVMKNNVAYYQYHKSQWELTEEDFLPRSEALRYHNQTTMQLGMLEFSKQRLVSDDEGEVFDFIDQFLDVVEEPKLATPPKI, encoded by the exons ATGGCATCCTCCACTTCTTCCCAAGTCTTCTCGGCCCTTTTACTGGcatttttcctctctgtggtgAACTCTCAGTATGAAAAGTACAGCTTCAGAAGTTTCCCCAGGCACGAGCTGATGCCCCTTGAGTCCGCTTACAAATACGCGCTGGACCAATACACGGGAGAGAAGTGGAAGGAGACGGTGGAGTACATGGAGGTGTCTCTGCGGCTCTACCGACTGCTGCGAGACAGCGAGGCCTTTTGCAACCTCAACTGCAGCTCGGTCAGGCTGGACGACGAGCAGAAGTTTGCGGAGTTTGCAGAGCTGCGGGCGTTTGGTAACGTTATGAAGAGGGCGCAGTGCCTGAAGCGCTGCAAACAAGGGCTGCCAGCTTTCAGGCAGACCATGCCCAGTCGGGAGACCATAGAAGAGTTTGAGAGGAGAGAGCCGTACAAATACCTGCAGTTCGCCTACTTCAAA TCTGACAACCTGGCCAAGGCAGTGTCTGCCGCACACACTTTCCTGCTGAAACACCCCGATGATGAGATGATGCAGAGGAACATGGCCTACTACAAGAGTATGCCCGGAGCTGAGGAACACCTCAAAGATCTGGAGACCAAATCCTATGag ACACTGTTTGTGCGTGCGGTACGGGCGTATAATGGAGAAAACTACCGTACTTCAGTGTCAGACATGGAGCTGGCTCTGCGGGACTTTTTCAAGGTCTATGACGAGTGTCTGGCTGCGTCCGAGGGTCCCAGGGACGTCAAAGACTTTAAAGACTTCTACCCCTCCATAGCTG ATCACTACATTGAGGTCCTCGAGAGGAAAGTGAGATGTGAAAGTGACCTGACGCCTGTCGTAGGGGGCTTCGTTGTTGATAACTTTGTGGCCACCATGTACCACTACCTGCAGTTTGCTTATTACAAAT TGAAGGACTTGAAGAACGCGGTACCATGTGCAGCCAGCTACATGCTCTTTGACCCCAAGGATGAAGTGATGAAGAATAACGTGGCCTATTACCAGTACCACAAGAGCCAGTGGGAACTCACAGAGGAGGACTTCCTCCCTAGATCA gAGGCGCTGCGGTACCACAATCAGACCACCATGCAGCTAGGGATGTTGGAGTTTTCCAAGCAGCGCCTGGTTAGCGACGACGAG ggagaGGTGTTTGATTTTATTGATCAATTCCTGGACGTTGTGGAAGAACCCAAACTGGCAACTCCGCCTAAAATCTGA